From a region of the Malania oleifera isolate guangnan ecotype guangnan chromosome 12, ASM2987363v1, whole genome shotgun sequence genome:
- the LOC131143867 gene encoding uncharacterized protein LOC131143867: MNGIDLTPTIEEYTSLLHLVKLQTPYKPYVHDASVSFVKEMYDAVGVKIQKTFSEGGAEVRKISWKQLKEIIEKEEKEEVQIHMMALAIYGLIIFPNELNMIDQATVSFVAQVRNGINPVQGILAETFRSLNNCRIRRRERLKCCVQLLYVWMVGHLSSNKGGFRSIFSMIRIPLAEFEDTQLKEQLDKSKWNTKMCGLIDSGVTWLAPWMVRSNMIYRCGNLPWVPLLGPWGGIAYAPLMVRRQLGASQFVPMTHGLADSDFAYETGDTRNQIRKFMVAWKHVNLIDPSDGIATVQGNYEAWRENRVNPQLKRIPEIVIEHIKSPSACMQLKPQGDPCPVEKGDARAEVGNQQKEALVSVYRKEIKRQRIRYIQSEEEVVALRKERRRLRAALGQKSQMLEDAHTEVKKKSLYIQELERQGDEQRSKYNQVLEKIEPCIMKADYWEAKFRALHKKSTQQNAEIVQS; the protein is encoded by the coding sequence ATGAACGGTATCGACTTGACACCAACCATCGAGGAGTATACTTCGCTTTTGCATCTAGTCAAGTTACAGACACCATACAAACCTTATGTGCATGATGCTAGTGTTTCGTTCGTGAAGGAGATGTACGATGCTGTCGGGGTCAAAATCCAGAAAACATTCTCAGAGGGAGGTGCAGAAGTAAGGAAAATCTCTTGGAAGCAGTTGAAAGAAATAatcgaaaaagaagaaaaagaagaggttcAAATACATATGATGGCATTAGCTATTTACGGTTTGATCATTTTTCCAAACGAACTAAACATGATCGATCAAGCTACTGTTTCATTTGTAGCACAAGTACGTAACGGGATTAATCCCGTTCAAGGCATCCTGGCAGAAACCTTCAGATCACTCAACAACTGCAGAATCAGGAGGAGAGAACGTTTAAAATGTTGTGTGCAGCTGTTATATGTCTGGATGGTAGGTCACTTATCGTCTAACAAAGGGGGCTTCCGTAGTATTTTCTCAATGATCCGAATCCCTTTGGCTGAATTTGAGGATACccaattgaaggagcagttagaTAAATCTAAATGGAACACAAAAATGTGTGGCTTGATCGACTCTGGGGTAACTTGGCTGGCGCCATGGATGGTCCGCTCTAACATGATATATCGGTGTGGAAATCTTCCATGGGTTCCATTACTAGGCCCATGGGGAGGGATAGCATATGCCCCTTTGATGGTCAGAAGGCAATTGGGGGCATCTCAGTTTGTGCCTATGACTCATGGATTGGCTGACTCAGACTTTGCATATGAAACAGGAGACACTCGAAACCAGATTAGAAAATTTATGGTGGCATGGAAGCATGTGAACCTAATAGACCCGAGTGATGGAATTGCCACAGTCCAAGGAAATTATGAAGCATGGCGAGAAAACCGGGTAAACCCCCAACTCAAAAGAATCCCAGAAATCGTTATTGAACATATTAAATCACCAAGCGCATGCATGCAATTGAAGCCACAAGGGGATCCATGCCCAGTAGAAAAAGGAGATGCAAGAGCAGAAGTGGGGAATCAGCAAAAGGAGGCTTTAGTCTCTGTCTATCGCAAAGAAATCAAGCGACAAAGGATTCGGTACATacaatcagaagaagaggtcgTGGCTCTAAGGAAGGAAAGACGAAGACTTCGAGCAGCACTTGGACAGAAATCTCAAATGTTAGAAGATGCCCATACCGAAGTTAAAAAGAAATCGCTCTACATACAAGAGTTGGAGAGGCAGGGGGATGAGCAGAGAAGCAAGTATAATCAAGTACTGGAAAAGATTGAGCCGTGCATAATGAAAGCGGACTACTGGGAGGCCAAGTTTCGGGCTTTGCATAAAAAGTCGACACAGCAAAATGCAGAGATTGTGCAATCATGA